The window ATTAACATTTGACAGCTCCTGATCGATGGCCTCCAGTGAGTCCATGCAATTATTCTCCTTCGGGACCCTGGGCCCATTCTTCTCTTTCACATCTTCTGCCACCTTTTTCTCCTTCGGAGCCACCTTCTTTTCCTCCACCACCTCCTTTGCTTCTCCCTGGCCCTTGACCGCAGCCGCGGAGGTGGCACCCTTTTTAGTCGTCGCTTCCTTTGCCTTCGCCCCAGCCATCATCTGAGCCCTACAGCCCACTGCGCCACACCCCACTGCGCCACAGGCTTCCGGGCCCTTCTTCCCACCAGGACCCCGCGGCTCTCCGCCCTGACCGCCATTTTTCTGGCTGCTGCCATTTGCCACCGAGGCAGAGGCTGCTTCAGAGCGCCCGGATTCCTGCCCGGTTTTGGTAGGTGCATGGCTGCGGCTCCCGGCAACTCGGAAACGGAGCGCGAAACCGCACTCCGCAGAGTCGCGGGATGCGCCCCCCTCCGCCGCGGCCTCCAAGCTGCCCCTGCCCATCTCCGCCATCACCTGTATGGCCTTGGCTTCTTCACAGATCCTCCGGCACTGCTGTTGGTCCGGCTCCCCCGCGGCACGGTTGGAGGTAGAGAGGCCGCGAGGTCTAGGaacaggaaatttattgcctccaTCCAGACCGCTCATTTTGGCAGAAGTGAGACCACCACGAGAAGAAGAATGGAGGAGAACGTCCTTTCTCTTCGGTGGAAGCGGCTACCGCAATGGCCACTCGCACCACCCCCTTGTTCGTGCTGGCTGACGTTGCCATGGCAACCGGTGCCGTCAAGACTGCGGCATCCTAACACCGCGAGATCTCGCGCCACCTGGTGATTTCGCGCCACCTGGTGATTTCGCTTGTCATCCCAGCGTATTCCTTTGTCTTCTTTTCACAAAATGTTATTGAGTTTAAACAGTCTGGACAAGAGCTTTAACTTGCAGAAATGTATGTTGGCCAAATTCAGGCCTGTGAGAACCGTGTTGATGAGGATTCCTGTGGCTCTGAATGAAGACCTCAGTGCTTCTCATGAGTAAATAATGGATACAGCCACTAGGAGGCCTTCCTTCTTCAATGTACGGCTTCCTGGCGAAGACCCAAGACTTTAGATAAGCAGAGTTTGATTTTTAAGGAAATCAAGTGTCGTAATGTTAAATGTGATAACATGCAAGATTAGGAGCAGCAGCTATGGAGAGATAATTAACGAGTTATTTAAACTTGTCTTACAGAATTTAAAGATGATGTACTTTGGCCAAAGTCTAGAAGCAATTGGTCAgcatttcctctttatttttaactaataTGAGTAGCAAAATGTTGTCTTTTCTTTACTTAGAGATgacacccacacacacatgcaggcaAATTtaaacattactgaaagaaattacatCTCGGGAATTTAATCTCTACAATGATGCATAATATCTTGCTTATCATATGGTTATAATCTTTATATGAAGGTAGTTCTTGCTGTATAATCAATGTGGGCATGAAGACAGCAAATATTTGCCAGGTTTGTTTCTGTGATAATTAACTGCAAGGCAGAGGCAATAATCAGCTATGTGTGGTCGCCTAAACTATTAGTCAATCCTGTTTTAATCAGTTAACTTATAGTATTCATTTGATAGTGATGTCACTACTATTTTTTATCTGTGTTAGCTTGTTGGCTGTGAATATACTGGCATTAATCCTTAGAAAAAtgcaaaccagaaaaaaaattaaattttgcttatttatgCTTAACGTCTTAAATTCATATTtgagaaatgattatgattataattttttataatagaAGCTCCCCACAGAAAGACCGGAGATTATAATCTCTTTCAAATAAGGGCTCAAAAGTGGATCCAGTAAGAAGTAGGGATTCACTTATCTGGAGACTTCTACTGAGGGAAGTAGGGCAGACCTGGTCTGCCTCAATATGAGATGCTGATGGACAGACACTTGTCACTGAGCTCTGGGGTTAACTATAGAGGTTTTtcagagaattttaaataattgagatttttttcaacTTCTACTCAAAAGGTGTGCCTTCTCAAAGGCACTGACCTCTTCATTGGCTATTAGCTAGTCAGTTATCCCATAAATGTGCAAATAAGATTCACTCTTCCCAGACTGCAGTTATTTTTTCTTGTAACCCAAGCCAAGATGCAGAGAAGCAAATGCTGAAGGAAAGCTAATTTTCCAGGAGTGGGGAGGAAGGTGCGGTGCTGGAGGTGAGGGGGTGCTGGGGGAGTGGAAAATGTGTTTGctatttgcaaaagaaaattatacaattaCATAGGGCTGATATCTTAGAACTTTTTTTTACTTGACATAccttccaaaattttaaaaagctgtataTGGCTGCTACTTGAAACATCCTGCCTCTGTGATTATTCCTGTCACCTGTATCATATTCCACTTTCATAAaagtttgctcatttttaaaactcaGCTTGTCTACCTCTTGTAAATTGCAGTAGGcatttttaatgcattaataTAAATGTCAAGGCCCCAGAAATTTCAGAGAAGTCATCTTGCCTGTGATCCTTGTAAAGATTAATTTTATGTGCCAGTTtgaccaggttatggtgt is drawn from Tamandua tetradactyla isolate mTamTet1 chromosome 5, mTamTet1.pri, whole genome shotgun sequence and contains these coding sequences:
- the TSPYL4 gene encoding testis-specific Y-encoded-like protein 4 gives rise to the protein MSGLDGGNKFPVPRPRGLSTSNRAAGEPDQQQCRRICEEAKAIQVMAEMGRGSLEAAAEGGASRDSAECGFALRFRVAGSRSHAPTKTGQESGRSEAASASVANGSSQKNGGQGGEPRGPGGKKGPEACGAVGCGAVGCRAQMMAGAKAKEATTKKGATSAAAVKGQGEAKEVVEEKKVAPKEKKVAEDVKEKNGPRVPKENNCMDSLEAIDQELSNVNAQADRAFLQLERKFGRMRRLHMQRRSFIIQNIPNFWVTAFRNHPQLSPMISGQDEDMLKFMTNLEVEELKHPRAGCKFKFIFQGNPYFRNEGLVKEYERRSSGRVVSLATPIRWHRGQDPQSHIHKNRQGNSIHSFFDWFSDHNLLEFDKIAEIIKDELWPNPLQYYLMGEGARRGMRGPARQPVENPMSFRFQSG